A stretch of DNA from Macadamia integrifolia cultivar HAES 741 unplaced genomic scaffold, SCU_Mint_v3 scaffold2959, whole genome shotgun sequence:
TTCGATGGCTCATCCATTCCGGAATCTCACTTCCGGTACACCAAAATTGAAATTCCCTATGTATATTCTGATCCATACAATTAATTCATGATGTTTAAGTACATTTAtacaaaggagagagagagagagccccaGGAGGTATCAGaattggcaagggaccttctcCTTATGAGACGTTAggttctgagttcaactcctcttacctcgGAGACACTCACATgtagtgtttagtgttcttcactactttcggtgaaagttgtGTGGTTTTTACTCAACCCTAGTATGAATCGGTCCATGTGATTGTGGGTCAGTATGGGCTtgtgggactagtcaagccgaagcttggatacccatcattagcaaaagaaaaaaaaatgagagagagagagagagagagagagagagagagagagaacctggaAAATGCTATTTTATCTGTGAGATATGATTAATTAGTAGATGCGAAGAGAATGCATCCAAcagttactttatttatttttttgctttctgaAATGTTACAAGTCCGATGTATTTAATAATGTGCTATTGTTTCCAACTTGTCTTTGGcaagtaaaagggaaaaaaaaatccacatggCAAGGTAGTGATATATAATTTCTTTCTCAAGGCTCTAATTCTCctttatttcattaattttcttcAATCACCATTTTCACATGTTTTCCGATTTCAAGGTAGTCATAGAAAACCTATATAGTTGATCTTTTTCCATgtgttttctattttatgatTTGTTTATGATTGGACTCTGCTCACTTTAGAAATTCTTAGGATGCTAAAATACTCTACGCAATATAGAATGCTCTTTTGTTAGATCCAGCGACTGTAAATATGTAAATGGAGAGAGGAATACCTATATAACTTAAAACAAATAGGTCCTCACAGGATTTTGGTCCTATGCTATGACGACTCATTCTAGAGTTATATCAAGActgattgggttttttttttttNNNNNNNNNNNNNNNNNNNNNNNNNNNNNNNttttttttttaaccaatgtgTTTGGGCCAACTTATGCATACCTCGACTAGTCCTTGGGGAGACTAGCGTAGCAACCCACCACTACAATGAAGAAAGTTTCTTGCCACAATTAAAGTGTGGGGTCTCATGTATAGAACGTATCGTGCAAGCTTTGATGACTAAAAATAGATAGGCCCTCACAGGATTTTGGTCCTATGCTATGACGACTCATTCTAGAGTTATATCAAGTAAGATCGTAATATGCAAATGGAGAGAGTTTCTTGCCACAATTAAAGTGTGGGGTCCCATGTATATAACGTATCGTGCAAGCTTTGATGACTAAAAATAGGTTATATCAAGTAAGATCATAACATGCAAATGGAGAGAGTTTCATGCCACAATTAAAGTTTGGGGTCTCACGCATAGAACGTACTGTGCAAGCCATGATGACTATAAATAGATAGGTCCTCACAGGATTTTGTTCCAATGCTATGATGACTCATTCTAGACTCTAGAGTTATATCAAGTCAAGGTCATAACATGCAAATGGAGAGAGTGTTTCTTGCCCCAATCAAATCGGAGTTTAAATTGCTTATAGTGAGCATCTCACGGATGAAAGCATTCGAGCACATGTTTCAAAGCGTTTTCAACCGCTCGATGCTCATTACATTGATGCAATGACtgtagacgattttcacacaTTAAAACGTGGGGTCtcactaaggatgtgaatttgtaaccgaaaccgtttatcgaaacTGAATCAATCTGTTTACACTGAaaccgcaaaaccgtttagtacaTGGGGCGGTTATGGTTtaaagtttcaggccgattagctaaacgggttgggtcggttttaaccgcggaacccgttggtttcaaaccgaattgaaaccgtttataCTGAgccgtttaaaaccgtttaaactgtTTAAAcagatccgattaatccgtataagaattaaataaagaaggggcagtaatccgtataacaattaacaattaaattaagtgtccatccttctttggtatgatttattgcaattcaattcaagtttaggctttagatcatgaacttgtaatccatatatgttactatgttattatgttatcatagatggggtgttttggttgaacgacctgtcattttaatattttatgctgtagaagactggatttggatgttgtatgatattagctctaaatgtttgagaatggccatgcaaagaaatacctctagattatcaaattaagacataccatcgttaatatagaatatcttatttatgtttgccaattattttttgataagtttatgaATTTcaatttagagatggttgcaagttataacaaaccgattgtgaaccgttttacaaaccatatggaataaacaaaaattgaaaccgtttaaaaccgtgaaatcgacaccgtttagaaatcttaaaaatcgaaaccgtttactaaatggtcaaAGTTTTAAAAAGTGGAACTATTTAGTAAATTATGCGATTATGGTTatagtcaaataaatatgaatcgaATCAATCTGAACCATTTGAATCAAAACCGCACCGTGTCACATATAAAACGTACCATGCAAGTCATGATGACTAAAAAGTGTTGACGAGAGGAGATGCCACTAAATTCGAGTGGGTCCAATCAATACTCTACAGCGTAAGGAGAGGTGCGTGACTGTTAGGAACTTTAAACAACTTCAACTAGAAATCTGGGGCTCACAGATAACTAGTCAGTCTCCTATAATCCAGAACTAGGCTATCCAGAATTAGACCATCCATTCATTAATAGATGAGATGGTATTGAGATCTGACTTTTATATTGAATAGTAAGTGAGACGTGATAGTTTTAGTGTCAGATTGCCTAGGTACTTATTGGTTACATACCAGATGGAATCAGACTGTTAGCTTCGTTACAAAGATGGTACCGATTTCAAATGGTTCTAGAGATCATAAAAAATGGAGAATAATATCAGTGATTCCTAATGAGATGGTTTTATTAGTGTTATGGATCTTGTCAATGTCATGAGCTCATCTAAGGCTTCCTACTTTAGAAAGCAACCTAGAATATAGAACTAGGATGGATTTTATGGTTTTATTCTTGCAGACTTTCATGTAAGTTTCCCAAAATAACAACTGAGAATTTATGATGACCAAATAAACAAGTGTCAATATAGTTTAACGCCATCAACAAACCAGAATATAGTAACAAAACTAATGGTCTATTAGCTAAAACCTCcacaataattaaaaaaaaaaagaccatcaAAATACATCACTACAAGATCCACAATAAAAGTATTTGAGTTGATGAGTACAAGTACAGATTACATTCATGCTAGGGTTTAGATCTTCTCCAGTCCGGGGTGATTGGAGAGGGACCGTCCATAGTTTTGTATCTATTTCTCTTCTgaattttgtttcctattttatctctcttgttttctttttctctttcctgcTTTGTGTTTGTCTCTCTCTCATTGGTCCCTCTTCGGTCACCACTCGACTGGAGAGGAACTAAATTCTGCATACCATGGCATCCATGCACATCCCCATGTGACGTCTTCAGAAATATTGTGTCTAAACATGTACCTACACCAGCAGGGAGagttgttttttccttttttttttaagaaaaaaaaaaattcattaatgtGAGGAGGATCCCATCTTGCGGTATCCGTCTGGAATTCCCCACCTAATTAGTTTTTTATTAAACTGATAGGAATAGATACAACACTTGATCTTAGCCAAAAGGCCAAGAAAGATATCTCACTTAATTAGTTTGAAAAACAAAGAAGTTGGACTTGAATTCGGAGGAGCCCACAAGTCTTCATGGGTTTCACCTTCAGGCGAATTTGCGTTTGGGTTCCAAGCCATCAACAATACGGATGCCTTCTTGCTTGCCATCTGGTTTGAGAAAATACCTGAGAAGACTGTAGTTTGGTATGCAAATGGAGATAATCCAGCACCCAAAGGATCAAAAGTTCAGCTTACCAGTGATGGTAACCTGGAGCTCAACAACCCTCAAGGAGAAGAGATATGGAAGGCCCAATCCCAATCCAGTGTTGGTGTCACCTATGGTGCAATGCTTGACACTGGCAACTTTGTGTTGGTGGATACAAACTCTGTTCATATATGGGAGAGCTTCAAAAACCCAAGTGACACCATTCTCCCTTCCCAGATATTAGAACTGGGTGGCATGCTTTCTTCTCGACAACCAACCAACTACTCCAGAGGAAGGTTCCAGCTCCGCCTGCTTAATGATGGAAATCTCGTTCTGAATACTATAGCATTACCAACAAACTATGCCTATGCTGCTTATTATGTAAGCAACACTTATGCTTCTGGTTATCAAGTTGTCTACAATGAGAGTACAGCCATGATTTATATTCAAAGCAATGATGGAAGCATATTATTGTACCTCACAGTTGAGAGCATACCCTCTACCAAAACCCATTACCACAGAGCAACCATTGATTTTAATGGTGTTTTCACGCAATATGCTCGTCCTAAGTCCTCTTTGAGCAGCAATGTTGATGAAAGTTGGTCCATCATCGGGTCTATTCCTGATGACATTTGTTCTTTCAATAGTCAGGATGTGGGCGAAGGGATTTGCGGCTATAACAGTATCTGCAAGATTGTGCAAAGTCGACCTGTTTGTGAATGCCCAACTCAATATTCCTTAGTTGATCCTAACAATATATTGAGTGGCTGCAAACCTGACTTCATACTACAAGGATGCTATGAAAATGGATCAGGATCCCAAACTGAGATTTTGTATAGGATGGCCGAGTTGCTTGACACGGATTGGCCGAATTCATCTACCTATCAAAGGCGGGAACCTTATACTGAAGCAGATTGCCAAAACTCTTGCTTGTATGATTGTCAATGTGCAATAGCCACTTTCAATGACGGGCACTGTTGGAAGAAGAGCCTACCGGTTAGGAATGGGAAACAGAACAGTGATGTAGCTGTGAAGGCTTTCCTCAAAGTCTCAGCAGGAAATAGTACCCAGAGaaatcctcatcctccttcaGTTCCAGAAGATTATAACCCTGGTTCAAATCCTAATGAAAAGGAGAAAGCTCAAGGTTTGTTTAGTGTTGTTGCAGCTCTGCTATTAGGTGGCTCACtatttttcaatttaatttttctagcTGCAATTTTTATGGGGGTTCTGATGTACCAtaagaaaccaaaagaaaaggtACAAAAGCCAATTTCCTTAGAAACAAATCTGCATTCTTTTACTCACAAAGACCTGGAAGAAGCTACAGATAGATTCAAGGAAGAGCTGGGAAGAGGAGCTTTCGGTGTTGTCTATAAAGGGGTCTTAGGTTTTGATTCTAAACTTGTAGCTGTAAAAAAGCTCGACAAAGTGCAACAAGAGGGAGATAAGGAGTTTAAGACTGAATTGAGCGTGATTGGCCAGACCCATCATAAGAATTTGGTCAAATTGGTTGGATTTTGTGAGGAAGGACAGCATAGGCTCCTGGTTTACGAGTTCATGAGCAATGGCAGTTTGGCAAGCTTCCTTTTTGGATCGTCAAGGCCAGATTGGAACCAAAGAACCCAGATTGCATTTGGTATTGCAAGGGGGCTTATGTATTTGCATGAAGAGTGCAGTATCCAGATCATCCATTGTGATATAAAGCCTCAAAACATACTTCTTCATGACTCTTACACAGCAAGGATTTCTGACTTTGGATTGGCCAAGCTCTTGATGACTGACCAGAGTCGAACTAATACAGCCATTAGAGGGACCAAAGGCTATGTTGCATCTGAGTGGTTCAGGCACATGCCTATCACAGTGAAAGTAGATGTGTATAGCTTTGGTGTCATGCTTTTGG
This window harbors:
- the LOC122067528 gene encoding G-type lectin S-receptor-like serine/threonine-protein kinase LECRK2, whose product is MTVNDENESVTGSSLIQHLILAKRPRKISHLISLKNKEVGLEFGGAHKSSWVSPSGEFAFGFQAINNTDAFLLAIWFEKIPEKTVVWYANGDNPAPKGSKVQLTSDGNLELNNPQGEEIWKAQSQSSVGVTYGAMLDTGNFVLVDTNSVHIWESFKNPSDTILPSQILELGGMLSSRQPTNYSRGRFQLRLLNDGNLVLNTIALPTNYAYAAYYVSNTYASGYQVVYNESTAMIYIQSNDGSILLYLTVESIPSTKTHYHRATIDFNGVFTQYARPKSSLSSNVDESWSIIGSIPDDICSFNSQDVGEGICGYNSICKIVQSRPVCECPTQYSLVDPNNILSGCKPDFILQGCYENGSGSQTEILYRMAELLDTDWPNSSTYQRREPYTEADCQNSCLYDCQCAIATFNDGHCWKKSLPVRNGKQNSDVAVKAFLKVSAGNSTQRNPHPPSVPEDYNPGSNPNEKEKAQGLFSVVAALLLGGSLFFNLIFLAAIFMGVLMYHKKPKEKVQKPISLETNLHSFTHKDLEEATDRFKEELGRGAFGVVYKGVLGFDSKLVAVKKLDKVQQEGDKEFKTELSVIGQTHHKNLVKLVGFCEEGQHRLLVYEFMSNGSLASFLFGSSRPDWNQRTQIAFGIARGLMYLHEECSIQIIHCDIKPQNILLHDSYTARISDFGLAKLLMTDQSRTNTAIRGTKGYVASEWFRHMPITVKVDVYSFGVMLLVIICCRRSVDLEIGDDERSILTDWAYDCYRERRLDALVENDMEAINDIEWLERFLKVAIWCIQEEPSLRPTMRKVVQMLEGIVEVSDTPHPYLFVSVAET